From Halotia branconii CENA392, the proteins below share one genomic window:
- the pyrE gene encoding orotate phosphoribosyltransferase has translation MTYPTETLTQSDICAATTDLTTLHHKLLDLFCQLAYQEGDFVLSSGQSSSYYINGKQVTLHPQGALAIGRILLSLLPADTQAVAGLTLGADPIVTAVSVVSAYENRPIPALIIRKEAKGHGTKAYIEGLNLPEGTKVVVLEDVVTTGKSAMKAVERLQKAGYTVDTVISLIDRLQGGAEFYQSVGLKFQAVFTIEDIQQRYRQLKN, from the coding sequence ATGACGTATCCTACTGAAACCCTTACCCAATCAGATATTTGTGCAGCTACTACAGATTTGACTACTCTGCACCACAAACTACTAGATTTATTTTGTCAACTTGCTTATCAAGAAGGAGACTTTGTCCTATCTTCAGGACAAAGTAGCTCTTACTACATTAATGGGAAACAGGTTACACTCCACCCCCAAGGTGCTTTGGCAATTGGTCGCATTCTTTTATCCCTATTACCAGCAGATACCCAAGCTGTAGCTGGTTTGACATTGGGGGCTGATCCAATTGTTACAGCAGTGAGCGTAGTTTCTGCGTATGAAAATCGACCGATACCAGCGTTGATTATTCGTAAAGAAGCCAAAGGTCACGGCACAAAAGCTTATATTGAAGGCCTTAATTTGCCGGAAGGTACAAAAGTCGTTGTTTTGGAAGATGTCGTTACTACTGGGAAATCTGCAATGAAGGCTGTTGAGCGTCTTCAAAAAGCTGGTTATACAGTCGATACAGTAATTTCACTGATAGACCGACTACAAGGGGGAGCAGAATTTTATCAGTCAGTAGGGTTGAAATTTCAGGCTGTGTTTACGATTGAGGATATTCAGCAAAGATATCGTCAGCTAAAAAATTAG
- a CDS encoding HD domain-containing protein, with product MGLNLVSANWESASTQLVKQQRIIAAIDLGTNSLHMVVVKIDPTLPAFSIIAREKETVRLGDRNTTTGELKPEIIEKAIAALGRFQEVAKTFNAETTIAVATSAVRESPNGRDFLHRIEKELDLSVDLISGQEEARRIYLGVLSGMEFHNQPQMIIDIGGGSTELILGDCHEPRTLTSTKVGAVRLTSELITTDPISNVEFQYLQAYARGMLERAVDEVLANIQFGESPRLIGTSGTIETLAVIHARENLGSVPSTFNGYQFSLEDLRKWVNRLRKLTHSERTAISGMPDKRAEVILAGAVILQEAMTLLGAESITTCERSLREGVIVDWMLAHGLIEDRLRYQGSVRQRSILKHANKYHITLEHSDRVASFALSLFDQTQGTLHNWGINERQLLWAAAILHNCGHYISHSAHHKHSYYLIRNGELLGYTETEIEIVANLARYHRKSAPKKKHENYRNLLSKQHRQIVNQLSSILRLAVALDRRQIGAIAGVKCEYYPEFKQVNLQVFPTQLDDDCALELWSLNFKKGVFEEEFGVKLVANLENSTIPDFS from the coding sequence ATGGGACTGAATTTAGTTTCAGCTAATTGGGAGAGTGCTAGTACTCAATTAGTTAAGCAACAACGGATTATTGCTGCCATTGATTTGGGAACCAATTCTCTACACATGGTAGTAGTAAAAATTGACCCAACCTTACCAGCTTTTAGCATCATCGCCAGAGAAAAAGAAACCGTGAGGTTAGGCGATCGCAATACTACCACGGGGGAACTGAAACCAGAAATCATTGAAAAAGCGATCGCGGCTTTAGGGCGCTTCCAAGAAGTTGCCAAAACCTTCAATGCTGAAACAACTATAGCTGTGGCGACTAGCGCTGTGCGCGAATCTCCTAATGGTCGAGATTTTCTGCACAGAATAGAGAAGGAACTGGATTTAAGCGTTGATTTAATTTCTGGACAAGAAGAGGCGCGACGCATCTATTTAGGTGTGTTATCGGGGATGGAATTTCACAACCAACCCCAGATGATTATTGATATAGGTGGCGGTTCCACAGAATTGATTTTGGGAGACTGTCATGAACCGCGGACTCTTACCAGTACAAAAGTTGGTGCAGTGCGACTCACTAGCGAGTTAATCACCACCGACCCCATTAGCAATGTAGAATTTCAGTACCTACAAGCTTATGCACGGGGTATGTTAGAACGTGCTGTAGACGAAGTACTGGCAAATATCCAGTTTGGTGAATCTCCCCGGTTAATTGGTACTTCTGGCACGATTGAAACCCTCGCCGTGATTCATGCGCGAGAAAATTTGGGTTCGGTTCCTTCTACTTTTAATGGCTATCAATTTAGTCTTGAAGACTTGCGAAAGTGGGTCAATCGCTTACGCAAACTCACCCATTCCGAAAGGACTGCCATTTCAGGTATGCCAGATAAGCGGGCTGAAGTGATATTAGCTGGTGCAGTCATTTTACAAGAAGCTATGACTTTGTTAGGTGCTGAATCCATTACAACCTGTGAGCGTTCCCTCAGAGAAGGCGTGATTGTAGATTGGATGCTAGCCCACGGTTTGATTGAAGATAGACTGCGTTACCAAGGTTCAGTACGCCAACGGAGTATCTTAAAACACGCCAACAAGTATCACATTACATTAGAGCATAGCGATCGCGTAGCTTCATTTGCCCTCAGTTTATTTGACCAAACTCAAGGTACACTCCACAACTGGGGTATTAACGAGCGACAATTACTCTGGGCTGCTGCGATATTACATAATTGTGGTCATTATATTAGCCATTCGGCTCATCACAAGCACTCTTACTATCTCATTCGCAATGGTGAACTACTCGGCTACACCGAAACCGAGATCGAAATTGTTGCCAATTTAGCGCGTTATCATCGTAAATCTGCACCTAAGAAAAAGCACGAAAATTATCGTAACTTACTGAGTAAACAGCACCGACAAATAGTTAATCAATTGAGCAGTATCTTGAGATTAGCAGTCGCCTTAGATAGACGGCAAATTGGAGCGATCGCCGGAGTAAAATGTGAGTATTATCCAGAATTTAAACAAGTTAATTTGCAAGTTTTCCCAACTCAACTTGACGATGATTGCGCCTTAGAACTGTGGAGCTTAAATTTTAAAAAAGGAGTATTTGAAGAAGAATTTGGTGTGAAGTTAGTAGCAAATTTAGAAAATTCTACGATTCCTGACTTTTCTTAA
- the thiC gene encoding phosphomethylpyrimidine synthase — protein MRTEWVAKRRGQSNVSQMHYARQGVITEEMHYVAQRENLPADLIREEVARGRMIIPANINHTNLEPMAIGIASKCKVNANIGASPNSSNLQEEVDKLNLAVKYGADTVMDLSTGGGNLDEIRTAIINASPVPIGTVPVYQALESVHGTIENLTADDFLHIIEKHAQQGVDYQTIHAGILIEHLPLVRDRITGIVSRGGGILARWMLHHHKQNPLYTHFKDIIEIFKKYDVSFSLGDSLRPGCTHDASDAAQLAELKTLGQLTRKAWEDDVQVMVEGPGHVPMDQIEFNVRKQMEECSEAPFYVLGPLVTDIAPGYDHITSAIGAAMAGWYGTAMLCYVTPKEHLGLPDAEDVRNGLIAYKIAAHAADIARHRPGARDRDDELSQARYNFDWNRQFELSLDPERAKEYHDETLPADIYKTAEFCSMCGPKFCPMQTKVDADALTELEKFLAKEPVAQS, from the coding sequence ATGCGGACAGAATGGGTTGCTAAACGGCGTGGGCAGAGCAATGTTTCTCAAATGCACTATGCGCGTCAAGGTGTAATCACCGAAGAAATGCACTATGTAGCCCAGCGGGAAAATCTCCCTGCTGATCTTATTCGTGAAGAAGTGGCGCGGGGACGAATGATCATCCCGGCGAATATTAATCACACAAATCTAGAGCCGATGGCGATCGGCATCGCCTCTAAATGTAAAGTAAATGCTAACATCGGCGCTTCTCCTAACTCTTCTAATCTTCAAGAAGAAGTGGATAAGCTGAATTTAGCAGTGAAATACGGTGCTGATACCGTAATGGACTTGTCCACAGGCGGCGGTAACTTAGATGAAATTCGTACCGCCATCATCAATGCTTCGCCTGTTCCGATTGGTACAGTGCCAGTTTATCAAGCTTTAGAAAGTGTCCACGGTACAATTGAAAACCTGACCGCCGATGACTTTCTGCATATCATCGAAAAACATGCTCAACAAGGTGTAGATTATCAAACTATTCACGCCGGGATTTTAATTGAACATCTACCTTTGGTTAGAGATCGCATCACTGGTATTGTCTCTCGTGGTGGCGGGATTTTGGCACGGTGGATGCTACATCATCACAAACAAAACCCACTTTATACTCACTTTAAAGACATTATCGAGATTTTCAAAAAATACGATGTCTCTTTTAGTTTAGGTGATTCCCTACGCCCTGGCTGCACTCATGATGCTTCAGATGCCGCACAATTAGCCGAATTAAAAACCCTCGGACAACTAACCCGCAAAGCTTGGGAAGATGACGTGCAGGTGATGGTAGAAGGGCCTGGACACGTGCCAATGGATCAAATTGAGTTCAACGTCCGTAAGCAAATGGAAGAGTGTTCTGAAGCACCCTTCTATGTGTTGGGACCTTTAGTCACAGATATTGCTCCTGGCTATGACCATATCACTTCTGCGATCGGGGCAGCAATGGCAGGATGGTACGGTACAGCGATGCTGTGCTATGTTACACCAAAAGAACATTTAGGATTGCCCGATGCCGAAGATGTCAGGAATGGGCTGATTGCCTATAAAATAGCGGCTCATGCGGCAGATATTGCCAGACATCGCCCCGGTGCAAGAGATAGAGATGATGAACTCTCCCAAGCCCGTTATAACTTTGACTGGAACCGTCAGTTTGAATTATCGCTTGACCCAGAGAGAGCTAAGGAATATCACGATGAAACTTTGCCCGCAGATATATATAAAACGGCTGAGTTTTGTTCGATGTGTGGGCCTAAGTTCTGTCCTATGCAAACCAAGGTTGATGCTGATGCGTTGACAGAACTTGAGAAGTTCTTGGCAAAAGAACCTGTGGCACAAAGTTAA
- a CDS encoding Uma2 family endonuclease, with translation MIQALRELVTFEDFAAWRPAGGRYELHDGVIVEMAQPAGNHEDVVGFIARKLTVEFDRLNLPYTIPKTALVKPFNLESGYSPDVLLLNRPNLVNEPLWKKESTVSLAASIPLVVEVVSSNWDDDYYTKQGKYEVIGIPEYWVVDYLGLGAKKFTGNPKQPTISIYQLIDDEYQVTCFRGNDRIVSPTFPQLNLTAQQIFQAGNSQV, from the coding sequence ATGATTCAAGCCTTACGTGAACTAGTAACCTTTGAAGATTTTGCAGCGTGGCGACCCGCAGGAGGAAGGTACGAATTACATGATGGTGTGATTGTGGAAATGGCACAACCAGCAGGAAACCACGAAGACGTTGTTGGTTTTATAGCCAGAAAATTAACGGTAGAATTTGACCGATTGAATTTACCTTATACAATCCCTAAAACTGCACTGGTAAAACCTTTTAACTTGGAATCTGGCTACTCCCCAGATGTACTATTACTCAATCGCCCTAATTTAGTGAATGAACCGCTATGGAAAAAAGAATCAACTGTAAGCCTTGCAGCATCAATTCCCTTAGTCGTTGAAGTAGTTAGTAGCAATTGGGATGATGACTACTACACAAAACAGGGTAAGTATGAGGTTATTGGCATTCCTGAATACTGGGTTGTAGATTACCTCGGTCTGGGCGCTAAAAAGTTCACTGGCAACCCCAAACAACCTACTATATCTATTTATCAATTAATTGATGATGAATATCAAGTTACTTGCTTTAGAGGCAATGACCGCATAGTATCACCTACTTTCCCCCAACTAAATCTGACTGCTCAACAGATTTTTCAAGCTGGTAATTCCCAGGTTTAG
- the tatC gene encoding twin-arginine translocase subunit TatC yields the protein MTPSQDVDTIPTPDIDPEEYDNSEIDPFDELPGEVEMSLFDHLEELRQRIFYSLIAVIIGVVGCFVAVKPIVQLLEVPAQGVKFLQLAPGEYFFVSIKVAGYSGLVLSSPFILYQVIQFVLPGLTRRERRLLGPVVLGSSVLFGAGLVFAYLLLIPAALRFFISYGADVVEQLWSIDKYFEFVLLLLFSTGLSFQIPIIQLLLGNLGIVSSERMIAGWRFVIMGAVVLGAILTPSTDPLTQSLLAGAVLGLYFGGVGLVKLTGK from the coding sequence ATGACACCTTCACAAGATGTAGACACTATACCTACTCCGGATATTGATCCAGAAGAATATGACAACTCGGAAATCGATCCTTTTGATGAGTTGCCAGGAGAGGTCGAAATGTCTTTGTTCGACCATCTAGAGGAGTTACGACAGCGGATTTTCTACTCGTTGATTGCTGTAATAATTGGTGTTGTCGGCTGTTTTGTTGCCGTGAAGCCGATTGTGCAGTTATTGGAAGTCCCAGCGCAAGGAGTAAAATTTCTCCAGCTAGCTCCGGGAGAATATTTCTTTGTTTCGATTAAAGTTGCTGGCTATAGCGGTTTAGTACTTTCTAGTCCTTTTATTCTTTACCAAGTTATTCAGTTCGTTCTGCCTGGACTGACTCGCCGTGAACGTCGTTTGCTGGGACCTGTAGTTTTGGGGTCAAGCGTACTGTTTGGTGCAGGGTTAGTATTTGCCTACTTGCTTCTCATCCCCGCAGCTTTGAGATTTTTTATTAGCTATGGAGCAGATGTAGTAGAGCAACTGTGGTCAATTGACAAATATTTTGAGTTTGTTTTGCTGTTGTTATTTAGCACTGGTTTATCATTTCAAATTCCTATTATCCAACTTCTGTTAGGTAATTTAGGTATTGTTTCTTCTGAAAGAATGATCGCCGGTTGGCGTTTTGTGATTATGGGAGCAGTGGTTTTAGGAGCCATTCTCACACCTTCAACTGACCCCCTCACCCAAAGTTTGTTAGCAGGGGCAGTTCTGGGGCTATATTTTGGTGGTGTTGGTTTAGTTAAGCTGACAGGTAAATAA
- a CDS encoding phosphoribulokinase, with product MSRPIILGIVGDSAAGKTTLTKGIAQVLGPENVTLICTDDYHRYDRQQRAEIGITALHPDCNHLDIMQQHLSLLRTGQPILKPVYSHKTGTFEAPHYIKPNKFVIIEGLLGYSTRAARDAYDVKVYLAPPEQLRAKWKVKRDTQKRGYSAEQVLAELEKREPDSEQYIRPQRQWSDIVVSFYPPNGEDDETNGHLNVRLVLRPTIPHPDFTPIIKSSTGDSDSAIRLGLDRDMSKPVDVLEVDGHATLEQVNKLEHVMCSDMPYLHSVCDRESNPELGKVAGTTGETLQSYPLALTQLIITYHMLKATQMYQ from the coding sequence ATGAGCCGTCCAATAATTCTAGGTATTGTCGGTGACAGCGCCGCCGGAAAAACAACATTGACTAAAGGAATTGCTCAGGTATTAGGGCCAGAAAATGTCACGCTCATTTGCACAGATGATTACCATCGTTATGATCGTCAGCAAAGAGCAGAAATTGGAATTACGGCTCTTCATCCTGACTGCAATCATCTAGATATTATGCAGCAGCACCTGTCTTTGTTACGCACAGGGCAGCCAATCCTCAAACCAGTTTACAGCCATAAAACTGGTACTTTTGAAGCACCACACTATATCAAGCCAAATAAATTTGTAATTATTGAAGGATTACTCGGTTATTCTACCCGTGCTGCCCGTGACGCTTATGACGTTAAAGTTTACCTAGCACCGCCTGAACAATTGCGCGCCAAGTGGAAAGTTAAACGGGATACCCAAAAGCGTGGCTACAGTGCTGAACAGGTATTAGCAGAACTAGAAAAGCGCGAACCAGATTCAGAACAGTATATCCGTCCACAGAGACAATGGTCAGATATTGTAGTTAGTTTTTATCCGCCCAATGGCGAAGATGATGAAACTAATGGACATTTGAATGTGCGTTTAGTACTTCGTCCGACAATTCCCCACCCAGATTTTACGCCGATTATCAAATCTAGTACTGGTGATTCTGATTCAGCGATCCGCCTGGGATTAGACCGAGACATGAGTAAACCCGTAGATGTCTTGGAAGTTGATGGTCATGCTACTTTGGAGCAGGTGAATAAATTAGAACATGTGATGTGTTCTGATATGCCTTATTTACACAGTGTATGCGATCGCGAGAGTAACCCAGAACTTGGTAAAGTCGCTGGCACAACAGGAGAGACGTTGCAAAGTTATCCTCTAGCTTTGACGCAGTTGATTATTACTTATCACATGCTGAAAGCGACGCAAATGTATCAGTAA
- a CDS encoding peptide ligase PGM1-related protein gives MVTLNISDLEQVDKFRHLQLTLRDRWKTIELFDNSEADIIIIPSLSIDQRELRKIEGCEHYEERLLFSLMRLRNPRTRLIYVTSMPLHPSIIDYYLQLLPGIPFSHARNRLLLLSTYDSSLKPLSEKILERPRLLERIRQAVRLEKSFMACYNATFLEAELSLKLNVPLYAAAPDLQILGTKSGSRQIFAESGVPYPDGSERIWNTPDLAQAACDLWERQPTLKRMVVKLNEGISGEGNALLDLRPIMNVAPNQASHAERITAISDRLSSLRFQAKKETWENFSGRIPELGAIVEAFVEGEVKRSPSVQGRITPNGEVEILSTHDQILGGPDGQIYLGCRFPADESYRLQLQQLGLQVGRTLAEKGALERFGVDFIAVDQGNGDWDIQAIEINLRKGGTTHPFMTLKLLTTGRYDLSTGLFYSQQGRPKYYIATDNLQKDRYRGLLPNDLMDIIAHHRLHFDTGNETGTVFHLMGCLSQFGKLGLTSIGDSPQQAEDIYNKVVKVLDEESHSDNDNFPLFSDYVFPIAGDGYSY, from the coding sequence ATGGTGACGTTAAATATTTCCGATTTGGAACAAGTTGATAAGTTTCGTCATCTTCAGTTAACTTTGCGCGATCGCTGGAAAACTATCGAGCTATTTGACAATAGTGAGGCGGATATTATTATCATTCCCTCCTTGAGTATCGACCAGCGCGAACTCCGCAAAATAGAAGGCTGTGAACATTATGAAGAAAGATTGCTATTTTCTTTGATGCGTCTGCGAAATCCTCGCACTAGGCTAATTTATGTTACATCAATGCCTTTGCATCCCAGCATTATTGATTATTATCTACAACTGTTACCCGGAATCCCCTTTTCTCATGCCCGTAATCGCTTATTGCTCCTTTCTACTTACGATTCTTCCTTAAAACCTTTGAGCGAAAAGATTTTAGAACGTCCTCGCTTACTAGAACGGATTCGTCAAGCTGTAAGGCTAGAAAAATCATTTATGGCGTGTTACAACGCGACATTTTTGGAAGCAGAATTATCTTTAAAATTAAATGTCCCTTTGTATGCAGCCGCACCAGATTTACAAATTTTAGGGACAAAAAGTGGTAGTCGGCAAATATTTGCTGAAAGTGGAGTTCCTTATCCAGATGGTAGTGAAAGAATTTGGAATACCCCAGATTTAGCCCAAGCGGCTTGTGATTTGTGGGAACGTCAACCGACATTAAAACGCATGGTGGTGAAACTCAACGAAGGTATTTCTGGAGAAGGAAATGCCCTACTTGATCTTAGACCCATTATGAACGTAGCACCAAATCAAGCTTCTCATGCCGAAAGAATTACAGCAATAAGCGATCGCCTCTCCAGTTTGCGCTTTCAAGCTAAAAAAGAAACTTGGGAAAACTTTTCAGGGCGGATTCCTGAATTGGGGGCGATTGTAGAAGCATTTGTCGAAGGAGAAGTCAAGCGATCGCCCAGTGTCCAAGGACGCATTACACCGAATGGCGAAGTAGAAATTCTCTCAACCCATGACCAAATTCTCGGTGGCCCAGACGGTCAGATTTATCTGGGTTGCCGATTTCCCGCCGATGAAAGTTATCGATTGCAATTACAACAACTGGGGTTACAAGTCGGCAGAACCCTGGCAGAAAAGGGCGCATTAGAACGCTTTGGAGTCGATTTTATCGCCGTTGATCAAGGTAACGGTGATTGGGATATTCAGGCGATCGAAATTAACCTGCGTAAAGGTGGCACTACCCATCCTTTTATGACCTTAAAATTATTAACAACTGGTCGCTATGACCTCTCTACAGGGTTATTTTACAGTCAGCAAGGTCGTCCAAAATACTATATTGCCACCGACAACCTGCAAAAAGACCGCTATCGAGGATTACTGCCTAACGATTTGATGGATATCATCGCTCATCACAGGCTGCACTTTGATACTGGTAATGAAACAGGCACAGTATTTCATCTCATGGGTTGTTTGTCTCAGTTTGGTAAATTAGGATTAACCAGTATTGGTGATTCCCCGCAACAAGCAGAGGACATTTATAACAAAGTCGTCAAAGTTTTAGATGAAGAAAGCCACAGCGACAATGATAATTTTCCTTTGTTCTCCGATTACGTCTTTCCTATTGCTGGGGATGGATATAGTTATTAA
- a CDS encoding TetR/AcrR family transcriptional regulator, protein MSDAAKKPLGRPRSTEAHQAMLQATLELLAEVGFDAMSIDAIATRAGVGKPTIYRRYSGKEELVADAIESVRQDVVIPDTGNLWSDIDELIKNAAQISLSPLGRKTVAMIISSASSNSQFAEIYWTKYLQPRRQAFAVVLERAKARNEVQANLDPGLVFDSMSGIMLYALIFQPTPESWEEYVRRALRLFL, encoded by the coding sequence ATGAGTGATGCCGCTAAAAAGCCGCTAGGAAGACCCCGGAGTACTGAAGCCCATCAAGCTATGCTGCAAGCAACCTTAGAACTTTTAGCAGAAGTTGGTTTTGATGCTATGAGTATTGATGCGATCGCGACTCGTGCTGGAGTGGGAAAACCCACCATTTACCGCCGCTACTCTGGCAAAGAAGAATTAGTTGCTGATGCAATTGAGAGTGTGCGACAGGATGTTGTCATTCCTGATACTGGTAATCTCTGGAGCGATATTGATGAATTAATCAAGAATGCAGCGCAAATTTCTTTGAGTCCTTTGGGGCGGAAGACTGTGGCTATGATTATTAGCAGCGCATCAAGCAATTCTCAGTTTGCGGAAATTTACTGGACAAAATATTTACAGCCACGACGACAAGCCTTTGCTGTGGTACTTGAACGAGCAAAAGCCAGAAATGAAGTTCAAGCAAATTTAGATCCTGGTTTAGTCTTTGACAGCATGAGTGGCATTATGCTTTATGCACTCATATTTCAACCCACACCTGAATCATGGGAAGAATACGTTCGTCGTGCTTTACGTCTTTTTCTGTAA
- a CDS encoding 4-hydroxybenzoate solanesyltransferase: MLSTQERNSEPLWLVIVRLLRWHKPEGRLILMIPALWAVFLAASGKPPLPLVGVIILGTLATSAAGCVVNDLWDRDIDPQVERTRDRPLASRTLSIKVGIVVAIVAMACAAGLAFYLNPLSFWLCVAAVPVILLYPGAKRVFPVPQLVLSIAWGFGVLISWSAVTQNLSPATWLLWGATILWTLGFDTVYAMSDREDDRRIGVNSSALFFGDYASVAIGIFFAGTTIFLAWLGISIHLKLAFWISLVIGTIGWFWQFLQLRKLDLPNSVYGRMFRQNVWIGFILLAGMIIGSF, translated from the coding sequence ATGTTAAGTACGCAAGAACGCAACTCAGAACCTTTATGGTTGGTCATTGTCCGGCTTTTGCGATGGCATAAACCAGAAGGACGTTTAATTTTAATGATTCCTGCCTTGTGGGCTGTATTTTTGGCAGCCTCTGGCAAACCGCCTTTACCTCTGGTTGGCGTTATTATCTTAGGCACTTTGGCCACAAGTGCGGCTGGTTGTGTAGTCAATGATTTGTGGGATCGAGATATTGATCCACAAGTAGAAAGAACCCGCGATCGCCCCCTTGCTTCTCGTACCCTTTCGATCAAAGTTGGGATTGTGGTTGCGATCGTGGCAATGGCATGTGCCGCAGGGCTAGCATTTTATCTTAACCCTTTGAGTTTCTGGTTGTGTGTGGCAGCAGTGCCTGTAATTTTGCTTTATCCAGGGGCAAAACGGGTGTTTCCAGTTCCACAGCTAGTGCTTTCAATAGCCTGGGGTTTTGGCGTATTAATTAGCTGGAGTGCAGTTACGCAAAACCTCTCACCTGCAACTTGGTTATTATGGGGGGCGACTATATTATGGACATTGGGATTTGATACTGTTTACGCCATGAGCGATCGCGAAGATGATCGACGCATAGGTGTTAACTCTAGTGCTTTATTTTTTGGGGATTATGCATCTGTAGCTATTGGCATTTTCTTTGCTGGCACAACTATTTTTCTGGCTTGGTTAGGTATTTCTATTCACCTAAAGCTGGCTTTTTGGATAAGTTTAGTAATTGGCACTATTGGCTGGTTTTGGCAATTTCTGCAATTACGGAAATTAGACTTGCCTAATTCTGTTTATGGGAGAATGTTTCGGCAAAACGTCTGGATTGGTTTTATATTGTTGGCTGGGATGATCATTGGTTCTTTTTAA
- a CDS encoding ISAzo13 family transposase (programmed frameshift), giving the protein MLELTDSVKKVFKETANQLKGAARRRFQAQIVMELGYGGQLLAQKELGWDRNTIRKGIKELTSGISCIDNYSARGRWKVEEHLPNLLEDIKKLVDFQSQTDPSFKSQRLYTRLTASQVRKLLIDKFGYTDEQLPTEETMRVKLNDLGYRLKRVAKVLPQKKFPETDAIFEQLAIVNQSALDDPSILRLSLDAKARVDIGYFDRGGKNRVVTETEDHNFHPKTTVTPYGIFLPELDELFLYFTESNVTSDFIVDVLEDFWKSESWRFSSIKTLIINQDNGTDNNSRRTQFMKRIVEFVHEYQLNIRLAYYPPYHSKYNPIERVWGILENSWNGSILDEVATALKFAQNMTWKGKNPVVKLVTQTYETGVTLTKEAMSAVEKQIERLTNSEHEKFPDLGKWFVDICCGST; this is encoded by the exons TTGCTCGAATTAACTGATTCAGTCAAAAAAGTATTCAAGGAAACAGCAAACCAACTCAAAGGTGCAGCAAGGCGGCGTTTTCAAGCACAAATTGTCATGGAATTAGGTTACGGAGGACAATTACTGGCTCAAAAAGAATTGGGCTGGGATAGAAATACTATTCGTAAAGGAATTAAAGAACTAACCAGTGGGATTAGTTGTATAGATAATTATTCAGCTAGGGGTAGATGGAAAGTAGAAGAGCATTTACCAAACCTGTTAGAAGATATCAAAAAATTAGTTGATTTCCAAAGCCAAACAGATCCAAGTTTTAAAAGCCAAAGGCTGTATACACGCCTAACTGCTAGTCAGGTCAGAAAGCTATTAATTGATAAATTTGGTTATACGGATGAACAGTTACCTACTGAAGAAACAATGAGAGTTAAATTGAATGATTTAGGTTATAGACTCAAGCGAGTAGCAAAAGTTTTACCTCAAAAAAAAT TTCCAGAAACAGACGCAATCTTTGAACAATTAGCAATAGTTAATCAATCCGCCCTGGATGATCCAAGTATCTTACGTCTCAGTCTGGATGCCAAAGCCCGTGTAGATATTGGCTACTTTGACAGAGGAGGTAAAAACCGAGTTGTCACAGAAACAGAAGACCATAATTTTCATCCAAAAACTACCGTAACTCCTTACGGCATCTTCCTTCCAGAATTAGACGAACTATTTTTATACTTTACAGAGTCTAATGTAACGAGTGATTTTATTGTAGACGTTCTAGAAGATTTTTGGAAGAGTGAGAGTTGGCGATTTTCCTCAATAAAAACCCTGATTATTAACCAGGATAATGGGACAGATAATAATTCTAGACGTACCCAGTTTATGAAACGTATCGTTGAGTTTGTTCATGAATATCAACTGAATATACGTTTAGCCTACTATCCACCCTATCACAGCAAATATAATCCCATCGAGCGAGTATGGGGGATATTAGAAAATTCTTGGAATGGCAGTATTTTAGATGAAGTTGCAACCGCTTTAAAATTTGCTCAAAACATGACGTGGAAAGGTAAGAATCCTGTGGTTAAGTTAGTGACTCAAACTTATGAAACTGGGGTTACTCTTACTAAGGAGGCTATGTCTGCTGTTGAAAAACAAATAGAAAGACTCACTAACTCGGAACATGAAAAATTTCCCGATTTAGGCAAATGGTTTGTTGATATTTGTTGTGGCAGCACTTAA